The Euphorbia lathyris chromosome 2, ddEupLath1.1, whole genome shotgun sequence genome includes a window with the following:
- the LOC136218419 gene encoding beta-glucosidase 11-like isoform X2, whose protein sequence is MRLRHYYCLAIIAGLVNLSAFVFCTHIYSRKDFPSGFVFGSGSSAYQVEGAANQDGRTPSVWDTFVHNEHWHGGSGDVAADGYHKYKEDVQLMVETGLDAYRFSISWSRLIPNGRGLVNPKGLQYYNNLINELISHGIQPHVTLFHYDHPQALEDEYGGWVSRKIVKDFTSYAQVCFREFGDRVSYWTTLNEANVFLISGYDAGNLPPNRCSAPYGINCNKGNSSSEPYLVAYHMLLSHASAVRLYRKKYQGKQHGFIGFNVFMYGVLPLTNSSEDLLAVQRTNDFMVGLMVNPLVFGDYPSIVKKNAGLRLPAFTNYESKQVKGSFDFLGINHYLMVHVKDNPDYLKLENRDMMADMAVDMVYLWNSSVPGFPIRPQGLQLALEYLKQVYDNPPVYIHENGQLTERKSSLEDISRVDYLESYIGSLLDAVRNGSNARGYFTWSLLDVFELLDGYNSSFGLYYVDVDDPELKRYPKLSAHWYSHLLKGSNVDSDEVFQQPLVSVD, encoded by the exons ATGAGGCTGCGGCATTACTACTGCTTGGCTATCATTGCTGGTTTGGTGAATTTATCAGCATTTGTGTTTTGCACTCACATTTATAGCAGGAAAGACTTTCCTTCTGGTTTTGTTTTTGGTTCTGGATCATCTGCTTATCAG GTGGAAGGAGCAGCAAATCAGGATGGAAGAACTCCTAGTGTTTGGGATACCTTTGTTCACAATG AGCATTGGCACGGTGGGAGTGGAGATGTAGCAGCGGATGGGTATCACAAATACAAG GAGGATGTTCAACTCATGGTCGAAACTGGCTTGGATGCATACAGATTTTCTATCTCATGGTCAAGACTTATTCCTA ATGGAAGAGGGCTTGTCAACCCCAAGGGTTTACAGTATTACAACAACCTCATCAATGAGCTTATCAGCCATG GGATCCAGCCACATGTCACACTTTTTCATTATGATCATCCACAAGCACTTGAAGACGAGTATGGAGGATGGGTCAGCCGAAAGATTGT GAAGGACTTCACATCATATGCACAAGTGTGTTTCAGAGAGTTCGGGGATAGGGTTTCATACTGGACTACCCTGAATGAGGCCAATGTTTTTCTAATATCAGGTTATGATGCAGGTAATTTGCCCCCTAATCGTTGCTCTGCACCATATGGAATCAACTGCAATAAGGGAAACTCCTCATCCGAGCCATATTTGGTAGCTTATCATATGTTGTTGTCACATGCATCAGCTGTGAGATTGTACAGGAAAAAGTATCAG GGTAAGCAACATGGATTTATTGGTTTCAATGTCTTTATGTATGGGGTTCTTCCTTTAACAAATTCGTCTGAGGATTTGCTAGCAGTTCAAAGAACCAATGACTTTATGGTTGGCCT CATGGTGAATCCTTTGGTATTTGGAGACTATCCTTCCATCGTAAAGAAAAATGCAGGCTTAAGACTACCAGCCTTCACCAATTATGAATCCAAACAGGTGAAGGGTTCATTTGATTTCCTGGGAATAAATCATTACCTCATGGTTCATGTCAAAGATAACCCGGACTATTTGAAATTGGAAAATAGAGATATGATGGCAGATATGGCAGTAGATATGG TGTATTTGTGGAATTCATCAGTGCCTGGG TTTCCGATAAGGCCTCAGGGTTTACAGTTGGCTCTAGAGTACTTGAAGCAAGTGTATGACAACCCTCCTGTATACATTCATGAAAATG GTCAGCTTACAGAGCGAAAATCATCATTGGAAGACATTTCCAGAGTTGATTACTTAGAATCATACATTGGGAGTCTTCTTGATGCTGTGAG GAATGGATCAAATGCAAGAGGATATTTTACATGGTCATTGTTGGATGTATTTGAGCTATTGGATGGGTACAATTCGAGCTTTGGATTATACTATGTGGATGTAGATGACCCTGAGTTGAAGAGATATCCTAAGCTCTCTGCACATTGGTACTCTCACTTGTTGAAAGGAAGCAATGTTGATTCAGATGAAGTTTTCCAACAACCACTAGTATCAGTGGATTAA
- the LOC136218419 gene encoding beta-glucosidase 11-like isoform X1: MRLRHYYCLAIIAGLVNLSAFVFCTHIYSRKDFPSGFVFGSGSSAYQVEGAANQDGRTPSVWDTFVHNEHWHGGSGDVAADGYHKYKEDVQLMVETGLDAYRFSISWSRLIPNGRGLVNPKGLQYYNNLINELISHGIQPHVTLFHYDHPQALEDEYGGWVSRKIVKDFTSYAQVCFREFGDRVSYWTTLNEANVFLISGYDAGNLPPNRCSAPYGINCNKGNSSSEPYLVAYHMLLSHASAVRLYRKKYQVYPFYSFNFSLFDIMFPSLSSMFDVNLSHMVLVVQGKQHGFIGFNVFMYGVLPLTNSSEDLLAVQRTNDFMVGLMVNPLVFGDYPSIVKKNAGLRLPAFTNYESKQVKGSFDFLGINHYLMVHVKDNPDYLKLENRDMMADMAVDMVYLWNSSVPGFPIRPQGLQLALEYLKQVYDNPPVYIHENGQLTERKSSLEDISRVDYLESYIGSLLDAVRNGSNARGYFTWSLLDVFELLDGYNSSFGLYYVDVDDPELKRYPKLSAHWYSHLLKGSNVDSDEVFQQPLVSVD, from the exons ATGAGGCTGCGGCATTACTACTGCTTGGCTATCATTGCTGGTTTGGTGAATTTATCAGCATTTGTGTTTTGCACTCACATTTATAGCAGGAAAGACTTTCCTTCTGGTTTTGTTTTTGGTTCTGGATCATCTGCTTATCAG GTGGAAGGAGCAGCAAATCAGGATGGAAGAACTCCTAGTGTTTGGGATACCTTTGTTCACAATG AGCATTGGCACGGTGGGAGTGGAGATGTAGCAGCGGATGGGTATCACAAATACAAG GAGGATGTTCAACTCATGGTCGAAACTGGCTTGGATGCATACAGATTTTCTATCTCATGGTCAAGACTTATTCCTA ATGGAAGAGGGCTTGTCAACCCCAAGGGTTTACAGTATTACAACAACCTCATCAATGAGCTTATCAGCCATG GGATCCAGCCACATGTCACACTTTTTCATTATGATCATCCACAAGCACTTGAAGACGAGTATGGAGGATGGGTCAGCCGAAAGATTGT GAAGGACTTCACATCATATGCACAAGTGTGTTTCAGAGAGTTCGGGGATAGGGTTTCATACTGGACTACCCTGAATGAGGCCAATGTTTTTCTAATATCAGGTTATGATGCAGGTAATTTGCCCCCTAATCGTTGCTCTGCACCATATGGAATCAACTGCAATAAGGGAAACTCCTCATCCGAGCCATATTTGGTAGCTTATCATATGTTGTTGTCACATGCATCAGCTGTGAGATTGTACAGGAAAAAGTATCAGGTTTAcccattttattcatttaattttagTTTGTTTGATATAATGTTTCCAAGTCTCTCGTCCATGTTTGATGTGAATTTGAGTCATATGGTATTGGTCGTGCAGGGTAAGCAACATGGATTTATTGGTTTCAATGTCTTTATGTATGGGGTTCTTCCTTTAACAAATTCGTCTGAGGATTTGCTAGCAGTTCAAAGAACCAATGACTTTATGGTTGGCCT CATGGTGAATCCTTTGGTATTTGGAGACTATCCTTCCATCGTAAAGAAAAATGCAGGCTTAAGACTACCAGCCTTCACCAATTATGAATCCAAACAGGTGAAGGGTTCATTTGATTTCCTGGGAATAAATCATTACCTCATGGTTCATGTCAAAGATAACCCGGACTATTTGAAATTGGAAAATAGAGATATGATGGCAGATATGGCAGTAGATATGG TGTATTTGTGGAATTCATCAGTGCCTGGG TTTCCGATAAGGCCTCAGGGTTTACAGTTGGCTCTAGAGTACTTGAAGCAAGTGTATGACAACCCTCCTGTATACATTCATGAAAATG GTCAGCTTACAGAGCGAAAATCATCATTGGAAGACATTTCCAGAGTTGATTACTTAGAATCATACATTGGGAGTCTTCTTGATGCTGTGAG GAATGGATCAAATGCAAGAGGATATTTTACATGGTCATTGTTGGATGTATTTGAGCTATTGGATGGGTACAATTCGAGCTTTGGATTATACTATGTGGATGTAGATGACCCTGAGTTGAAGAGATATCCTAAGCTCTCTGCACATTGGTACTCTCACTTGTTGAAAGGAAGCAATGTTGATTCAGATGAAGTTTTCCAACAACCACTAGTATCAGTGGATTAA
- the LOC136218419 gene encoding beta-glucosidase 11-like isoform X4: MRLRHYYCLAIIAGLVNLSAFVFCTHIYSRKDFPSGFVFGSGSSAYQVEGAANQDGRTPSVWDTFVHNEHWHGGSGDVAADGYHKYKEDVQLMVETGLDAYRFSISWSRLIPNGRGLVNPKGLQYYNNLINELISHGIQPHVTLFHYDHPQALEDEYGGWVSRKIVKDFTSYAQVCFREFGDRVSYWTTLNEANVFLISGYDAGNLPPNRCSAPYGINCNKGNSSSEPYLVAYHMLLSHASAVRLYRKKYQGKQHGFIGFNVFMYGVLPLTNSSEDLLAVQRTNDFMVGLMVNPLVFGDYPSIVKKNAGLRLPAFTNYESKQVKGSFDFLGINHYLMVHVKDNPDYLKLENRDMMADMAVDMGKLLRNHCHIMLDLQNLFPIRPQGLQLALEYLKQVYDNPPVYIHENGQLTERKSSLEDISRVDYLESYIGSLLDAVRNGSNARGYFTWSLLDVFELLDGYNSSFGLYYVDVDDPELKRYPKLSAHWYSHLLKGSNVDSDEVFQQPLVSVD; this comes from the exons ATGAGGCTGCGGCATTACTACTGCTTGGCTATCATTGCTGGTTTGGTGAATTTATCAGCATTTGTGTTTTGCACTCACATTTATAGCAGGAAAGACTTTCCTTCTGGTTTTGTTTTTGGTTCTGGATCATCTGCTTATCAG GTGGAAGGAGCAGCAAATCAGGATGGAAGAACTCCTAGTGTTTGGGATACCTTTGTTCACAATG AGCATTGGCACGGTGGGAGTGGAGATGTAGCAGCGGATGGGTATCACAAATACAAG GAGGATGTTCAACTCATGGTCGAAACTGGCTTGGATGCATACAGATTTTCTATCTCATGGTCAAGACTTATTCCTA ATGGAAGAGGGCTTGTCAACCCCAAGGGTTTACAGTATTACAACAACCTCATCAATGAGCTTATCAGCCATG GGATCCAGCCACATGTCACACTTTTTCATTATGATCATCCACAAGCACTTGAAGACGAGTATGGAGGATGGGTCAGCCGAAAGATTGT GAAGGACTTCACATCATATGCACAAGTGTGTTTCAGAGAGTTCGGGGATAGGGTTTCATACTGGACTACCCTGAATGAGGCCAATGTTTTTCTAATATCAGGTTATGATGCAGGTAATTTGCCCCCTAATCGTTGCTCTGCACCATATGGAATCAACTGCAATAAGGGAAACTCCTCATCCGAGCCATATTTGGTAGCTTATCATATGTTGTTGTCACATGCATCAGCTGTGAGATTGTACAGGAAAAAGTATCAG GGTAAGCAACATGGATTTATTGGTTTCAATGTCTTTATGTATGGGGTTCTTCCTTTAACAAATTCGTCTGAGGATTTGCTAGCAGTTCAAAGAACCAATGACTTTATGGTTGGCCT CATGGTGAATCCTTTGGTATTTGGAGACTATCCTTCCATCGTAAAGAAAAATGCAGGCTTAAGACTACCAGCCTTCACCAATTATGAATCCAAACAGGTGAAGGGTTCATTTGATTTCCTGGGAATAAATCATTACCTCATGGTTCATGTCAAAGATAACCCGGACTATTTGAAATTGGAAAATAGAGATATGATGGCAGATATGGCAGTAGATATGGGTAAGTTATTGAGAAACCATTGCCATATAATGTTAGACCTGCAAAATTTG TTTCCGATAAGGCCTCAGGGTTTACAGTTGGCTCTAGAGTACTTGAAGCAAGTGTATGACAACCCTCCTGTATACATTCATGAAAATG GTCAGCTTACAGAGCGAAAATCATCATTGGAAGACATTTCCAGAGTTGATTACTTAGAATCATACATTGGGAGTCTTCTTGATGCTGTGAG GAATGGATCAAATGCAAGAGGATATTTTACATGGTCATTGTTGGATGTATTTGAGCTATTGGATGGGTACAATTCGAGCTTTGGATTATACTATGTGGATGTAGATGACCCTGAGTTGAAGAGATATCCTAAGCTCTCTGCACATTGGTACTCTCACTTGTTGAAAGGAAGCAATGTTGATTCAGATGAAGTTTTCCAACAACCACTAGTATCAGTGGATTAA
- the LOC136218419 gene encoding beta-glucosidase 11-like isoform X3 yields MRLRHYYCLAIIAGLVNLSAFVFCTHIYSRKDFPSGFVFGSGSSAYQVEGAANQDGRTPSVWDTFVHNEHWHGGSGDVAADGYHKYKEDVQLMVETGLDAYRFSISWSRLIPNGRGLVNPKGLQYYNNLINELISHGIQPHVTLFHYDHPQALEDEYGGWVSRKIVKDFTSYAQVCFREFGDRVSYWTTLNEANVFLISGYDAGNLPPNRCSAPYGINCNKGNSSSEPYLVAYHMLLSHASAVRLYRKKYQVYPFYSFNFSLFDIMFPSLSSMFDVNLSHMVLVVQGKQHGFIGFNVFMYGVLPLTNSSEDLLAVQRTNDFMVGLMVNPLVFGDYPSIVKKNAGLRLPAFTNYESKQVKGSFDFLGINHYLMVHVKDNPDYLKLENRDMMADMAVDMVYLWNSSVPGFPIRPQGLQLALEYLKQVYDNPPVYIHENAYRAKIIIGRHFQS; encoded by the exons ATGAGGCTGCGGCATTACTACTGCTTGGCTATCATTGCTGGTTTGGTGAATTTATCAGCATTTGTGTTTTGCACTCACATTTATAGCAGGAAAGACTTTCCTTCTGGTTTTGTTTTTGGTTCTGGATCATCTGCTTATCAG GTGGAAGGAGCAGCAAATCAGGATGGAAGAACTCCTAGTGTTTGGGATACCTTTGTTCACAATG AGCATTGGCACGGTGGGAGTGGAGATGTAGCAGCGGATGGGTATCACAAATACAAG GAGGATGTTCAACTCATGGTCGAAACTGGCTTGGATGCATACAGATTTTCTATCTCATGGTCAAGACTTATTCCTA ATGGAAGAGGGCTTGTCAACCCCAAGGGTTTACAGTATTACAACAACCTCATCAATGAGCTTATCAGCCATG GGATCCAGCCACATGTCACACTTTTTCATTATGATCATCCACAAGCACTTGAAGACGAGTATGGAGGATGGGTCAGCCGAAAGATTGT GAAGGACTTCACATCATATGCACAAGTGTGTTTCAGAGAGTTCGGGGATAGGGTTTCATACTGGACTACCCTGAATGAGGCCAATGTTTTTCTAATATCAGGTTATGATGCAGGTAATTTGCCCCCTAATCGTTGCTCTGCACCATATGGAATCAACTGCAATAAGGGAAACTCCTCATCCGAGCCATATTTGGTAGCTTATCATATGTTGTTGTCACATGCATCAGCTGTGAGATTGTACAGGAAAAAGTATCAGGTTTAcccattttattcatttaattttagTTTGTTTGATATAATGTTTCCAAGTCTCTCGTCCATGTTTGATGTGAATTTGAGTCATATGGTATTGGTCGTGCAGGGTAAGCAACATGGATTTATTGGTTTCAATGTCTTTATGTATGGGGTTCTTCCTTTAACAAATTCGTCTGAGGATTTGCTAGCAGTTCAAAGAACCAATGACTTTATGGTTGGCCT CATGGTGAATCCTTTGGTATTTGGAGACTATCCTTCCATCGTAAAGAAAAATGCAGGCTTAAGACTACCAGCCTTCACCAATTATGAATCCAAACAGGTGAAGGGTTCATTTGATTTCCTGGGAATAAATCATTACCTCATGGTTCATGTCAAAGATAACCCGGACTATTTGAAATTGGAAAATAGAGATATGATGGCAGATATGGCAGTAGATATGG TGTATTTGTGGAATTCATCAGTGCCTGGG TTTCCGATAAGGCCTCAGGGTTTACAGTTGGCTCTAGAGTACTTGAAGCAAGTGTATGACAACCCTCCTGTATACATTCATGAAAATG CTTACAGAGCGAAAATCATCATTGGAAGACATTTCCAGAGTTGA